Proteins co-encoded in one Lacerta agilis isolate rLacAgi1 chromosome 6, rLacAgi1.pri, whole genome shotgun sequence genomic window:
- the TMEM275 gene encoding transmembrane protein 275 — MFSEKNSTPLSQKPSKKKTRPQGLPSPALCCACGLCIMLAGINITLVGAFAFGTFLPVNNPPIVIGPILLVVAFTFFGACCICSRRPPAHGARKSKPGANIGLIKPGSTAFEIETSEHTVQDTTAVQLSPTNSPVSSKRSTPVHENSKTCKLFTMDSNGPAAKYIAGGESIQLNLPRDMGMS; from the coding sequence ATGTTCAGCGAAAAGAACAGCACTCCTTTGTCCCAGAAACCAAGCAAGAAGAAAACAAGGCCGCAGGGTCTCCCTTCCCCAGCTCTTTGCTGCGCCTGTGGACTGTGCATCATGCTCGCAGGCATTAACATCACCCTGGTGGGAGCATTTGCTTTTGGGACATTCTTGCCTGTCAACAACCCTCCCATTGTCATCGGCCCTATCCTTTTGGTTGTGGCATTCACTTTCTTTGGGGCATGCTGCATCTGCAGCCGGAGACCTCCTGCGCACGGTGCAAGGAAATCTAAACCGGGGGCCAATATCGGGCTCATCAAACCTGGGAGCACAGCTTTCGAAATTGAAACCAGCGAGCACACAGTGCAAGACACCACAGCCGTGCAACTGAGCCCAACCAACTCCCCCGTGTCCTCCAAAAGGTCTACCCCTGTCCACGAGAATTCTAAGACCTGCAAACTTTTTACAATGGATAGCAATGGGCCGGCAGCCAAATACATAGCAGGTGGAGAATCCATACAATTGAATTTGCCCAGAGACATGGGCATGTCATAA